From one Thermomicrobiales bacterium genomic stretch:
- the rpsL gene encoding 30S ribosomal protein S12, with translation MPTINQLVRKGRKSVTNKTKAPALRYTNNALGRYAGRLRRGKGSPQKRGVCTQVRTMTPKKPNSALRKIARVRLSNGMEVTAYIPGEGHNLQEHSVVLIRGGRVKDLPGVRYHVVRGTLDARGVDSRRQGRSKYGAKKPKS, from the coding sequence GTGCCGACGATCAATCAGTTGGTCCGAAAAGGGCGCAAGAGCGTTACCAATAAGACCAAGGCGCCAGCCCTGCGTTACACCAATAACGCGCTGGGCAGGTATGCTGGCCGGCTACGCCGGGGGAAGGGCTCACCGCAAAAGCGCGGCGTCTGTACCCAGGTCCGAACAATGACGCCAAAGAAGCCCAACTCCGCGCTTCGCAAGATTGCGCGTGTGCGTTTGTCCAACGGGATGGAAGTGACTGCCTATATCCCTGGTGAGGGTCATAACCTCCAGGAGCACTCCGTTGTGCTCATTCGGGGTGGCCGTGTCAAGGATCTTCCGGGTGTGCGCTACCACGTTGTGCGCGGCACGCTTGACGCGCGTGGAGTCGATAGCCGCAGGCAGGGGCGGTCAAAATACGGGGCCAAAAAACCAAAGAGCTAG
- the rpsG gene encoding 30S ribosomal protein S7, whose translation MPRRARVQRRELMPDPKYGNELVTRFTNKVMERGKKGVAERIVYDAFDIVESRSGRPPLEVFQQALQNATPVIEVKPRRVGGATYQVPVQIEGARRQSLAIRWMLQAARSRNGRTMAEKLAAELLDAYNNTGATIKRREDTHRMAEANKAFAHYRW comes from the coding sequence GTGCCACGACGCGCGAGGGTGCAACGCCGGGAACTGATGCCGGATCCGAAATATGGGAACGAGCTCGTGACCCGTTTCACCAACAAGGTGATGGAGCGCGGGAAGAAGGGCGTTGCTGAGCGGATCGTCTACGACGCCTTTGACATCGTCGAGTCCCGATCTGGCCGGCCGCCCCTCGAGGTGTTTCAGCAGGCACTTCAAAACGCGACGCCAGTCATCGAGGTGAAGCCTCGCCGGGTTGGCGGCGCCACGTACCAGGTTCCGGTCCAGATCGAAGGCGCTCGTCGCCAGTCGTTGGCCATTCGGTGGATGCTGCAGGCAGCGCGGTCGCGCAACGGTCGCACGATGGCAGAGAAGCTCGCAGCCGAGCTGCTTGACGCCTACAACAACACCGGCGCGACGATCAAGCGTCGCGAAGACACGCATCGGATGGCGGAAGCCAACAAGGCATTCGCGCACTACCGCTGGTAG
- the fusA gene encoding elongation factor G produces the protein MSSTNTVSKGAGASVIGLDRVRNIGIIAHIDAGKTTTTERILFFTGRVHRPGETHEGSATMDWMVQERERGITITSAATTCFWRGHRINIIDTPGHVDFTAEVERSLRVLDGGVVVFDAVAGVEPQSETVWRQADKYNVPRVCFINKMDRTGADYWRTIEMIKDRLKARPAVLQIPIGSESAYQGLIDVLRMRAFYYRDDMGQNVEETDVPADLLAEAELRRNELLETIAESDEDLMMRYLEEEDIEIHEWVAALRQATIRSELVPILNGTALKNKGVQLMLDAIVDFLPSPLDIPPVDGTNPRTGEEETRDTDASAPFSALAFKVAADPHVGRLTFIRVYSGTMQSGSYAYNSTKGDRERVGRLLQMHANHREEIESVSAGDICAIIGLKTTFTGDTLCDPDKPIVLESISFPEPVIEVAIEPKTRADQDKMGMALARLAEEDPTFRLRTDEETGQTIIMGMGELHLEVIVDRLLREFKVTGNVGKPQVAYRETITKSARVEGRFIRQTGGRGQFGHVWLEVAPLPPGEGFVFEDKIVGGAVPREYIPAVQAGVREALATGGEAGYPIVDVKVALVDGSFHPVDSSEMAFKIAGSMAVKDGVRRAGPVVLEPIMKVEVTTPEEFMGDVIGNLNARRGRVDGMEMHSGSQVVRAFVPLANMFGYTTELRSMTQGRATSSMEFDHYEPLPDSLAKELIAKNQRA, from the coding sequence ATGAGCAGCACCAACACCGTATCCAAGGGCGCCGGCGCGAGCGTGATCGGCCTCGATCGGGTCAGGAACATCGGCATCATCGCTCATATTGACGCCGGTAAGACGACGACGACCGAGCGCATCCTCTTCTTTACCGGCCGTGTTCATCGCCCGGGCGAGACCCACGAGGGCTCGGCGACAATGGACTGGATGGTTCAGGAGCGCGAGCGGGGCATCACGATTACCTCGGCCGCGACGACGTGCTTCTGGCGCGGTCATCGCATCAATATCATCGACACGCCGGGCCACGTCGATTTCACCGCAGAGGTCGAGCGGTCCCTGCGCGTGCTCGACGGCGGCGTCGTCGTCTTTGATGCAGTCGCCGGTGTCGAGCCTCAGTCCGAGACGGTCTGGCGCCAGGCTGACAAGTACAACGTGCCGCGTGTTTGCTTCATCAACAAGATGGATCGGACCGGCGCGGACTACTGGCGAACGATCGAGATGATCAAGGATCGCCTCAAGGCGCGCCCGGCCGTTCTGCAGATTCCGATCGGCAGCGAGTCGGCCTACCAGGGTCTCATCGACGTGCTCCGGATGCGTGCGTTCTACTATCGCGACGACATGGGCCAGAACGTCGAAGAGACCGACGTGCCGGCCGATCTGCTGGCCGAAGCGGAGTTGCGCCGCAACGAGCTGCTCGAGACCATCGCCGAGTCTGACGAAGATCTGATGATGCGGTACCTCGAGGAAGAGGACATTGAGATCCATGAGTGGGTTGCCGCGCTACGGCAGGCGACGATTCGCTCCGAGCTCGTCCCGATCCTCAACGGCACGGCGCTGAAGAACAAAGGCGTTCAGCTCATGCTCGACGCTATCGTTGACTTCCTGCCGTCGCCGCTGGATATCCCTCCCGTAGATGGCACGAATCCTCGCACCGGCGAGGAAGAAACGCGCGACACCGACGCGTCCGCGCCGTTTTCGGCGTTGGCGTTCAAGGTCGCGGCGGATCCGCATGTCGGCCGGCTCACATTCATCCGCGTCTACTCCGGCACGATGCAGTCGGGCTCGTATGCCTACAACTCGACCAAGGGCGACCGCGAGCGCGTGGGGCGGTTGTTGCAGATGCACGCCAACCACCGCGAGGAGATCGAGTCCGTTAGCGCGGGCGATATCTGCGCGATCATCGGTCTGAAGACCACCTTCACTGGCGACACCCTTTGTGACCCTGACAAGCCGATCGTGCTCGAATCGATCAGCTTCCCTGAGCCAGTAATCGAAGTCGCAATCGAGCCGAAGACGCGCGCTGACCAGGACAAGATGGGGATGGCTCTTGCCCGGCTTGCCGAGGAAGACCCGACGTTCCGCCTGCGGACCGACGAGGAGACTGGCCAGACCATCATCATGGGCATGGGCGAGCTCCACCTCGAAGTTATCGTCGACCGACTTCTGCGGGAGTTCAAGGTGACCGGCAACGTCGGCAAGCCGCAGGTCGCCTATCGCGAGACCATCACCAAGTCAGCGCGGGTGGAGGGTCGATTCATTCGCCAGACAGGCGGTCGCGGCCAGTTCGGACACGTCTGGCTGGAGGTTGCGCCGCTCCCACCCGGCGAAGGCTTCGTCTTCGAGGACAAGATCGTTGGCGGAGCCGTTCCGCGGGAATACATCCCTGCGGTTCAGGCAGGTGTCAGGGAGGCGCTGGCAACAGGCGGCGAAGCGGGATACCCCATCGTCGATGTCAAGGTGGCGCTCGTTGATGGCTCGTTCCACCCCGTTGACTCCTCAGAAATGGCGTTCAAGATCGCTGGCTCGATGGCCGTCAAGGATGGCGTTCGACGCGCCGGCCCGGTCGTGCTCGAGCCGATCATGAAGGTCGAAGTGACAACGCCCGAGGAGTTCATGGGTGATGTCATCGGCAACCTCAACGCGCGGCGCGGCCGCGTCGACGGGATGGAAATGCACAGCGGTTCCCAGGTCGTCCGGGCCTTCGTGCCGCTGGCCAACATGTTCGGGTACACGACCGAGCTCCGGTCGATGACTCAGGGTCGGGCGACCTCCTCCATGGAGTTCGACCACTACGAGCCATTGCCAGATTCTCTGGCCAAGGAGCTCATCGCGAAGAACCAGCGCGCATAA
- the tuf gene encoding elongation factor Tu, with translation MAKQKFERTKPHVNVGTIGHVDHGKTTLTAAITKTLAIKGEAAFRSFDSIDNAPEERERGITIAISHVEYETDARHYAHVDCPGHADYVKNMITGAAQMDGAILVVSAPDGPMPQTREHILLARQVEVPAMVVFLNKVDMMDDEELLELVELEVRELLSQYNFPGDEIPIIRGSALAALESTSTDITAPEYAPILELMQAVDDYIPTPARAVDQPFLMPVEDVFGIKGRGTVVTGRIERGLVKIGETIEIVGIHPTRAVVVTGVEMFQKTLDQGEAGDNVGCLLRGVERADIERGQVLAKPGSIKPHTTFAAEVYVLSKEEGGRHTPFFPGYRPQFYIRTTDVTGAIQLPAGVEMVMPGDNIQMDVELIQPVAIEEGLRFAIREGGRTVGAGVVTKITK, from the coding sequence GTGGCGAAGCAGAAGTTTGAGCGGACGAAGCCGCACGTAAACGTTGGGACGATTGGTCACGTTGATCATGGAAAGACGACGTTGACGGCGGCGATCACGAAGACATTGGCGATCAAGGGTGAGGCGGCGTTCCGGTCGTTCGACTCGATCGACAATGCGCCGGAGGAGCGGGAGCGCGGGATCACGATCGCGATCTCGCATGTGGAGTACGAGACAGACGCGCGGCACTACGCGCACGTGGACTGTCCCGGGCACGCGGACTACGTAAAGAACATGATCACGGGTGCGGCGCAGATGGACGGGGCGATCCTGGTGGTGAGCGCGCCGGACGGGCCGATGCCGCAGACGCGGGAGCACATTCTGTTGGCGCGGCAGGTAGAAGTGCCGGCGATGGTGGTGTTTCTGAACAAAGTCGACATGATGGACGACGAGGAGCTCCTGGAGCTGGTTGAGCTCGAAGTGCGGGAGTTGTTGAGCCAGTACAACTTCCCTGGGGATGAGATTCCGATCATTCGTGGGAGCGCGCTTGCGGCGTTGGAGTCGACGAGCACGGACATCACGGCGCCGGAGTATGCGCCGATCCTGGAGCTGATGCAGGCGGTGGACGACTACATACCGACGCCAGCGCGAGCGGTGGACCAGCCGTTCCTGATGCCGGTGGAGGACGTGTTCGGGATCAAGGGACGTGGGACGGTCGTGACCGGTCGGATCGAGCGTGGGCTGGTGAAGATTGGGGAGACGATCGAGATCGTCGGGATCCATCCGACGCGAGCGGTAGTGGTGACCGGGGTCGAGATGTTCCAGAAGACGTTGGACCAGGGGGAAGCCGGGGACAACGTCGGGTGTTTGCTGCGGGGCGTTGAGCGAGCGGACATTGAGCGCGGGCAGGTCTTGGCGAAGCCCGGGTCGATCAAGCCGCACACGACGTTTGCGGCGGAGGTGTACGTCTTGTCGAAGGAAGAGGGTGGGCGTCACACGCCGTTCTTCCCGGGGTACCGGCCGCAGTTCTACATTCGGACGACGGATGTCACGGGAGCGATCCAGTTGCCGGCGGGTGTTGAGATGGTGATGCCTGGTGACAACATCCAGATGGACGTAGAGCTGATCCAGCCGGTGGCGATCGAAGAGGGGCTACGATTCGCGATTCGCGAGGGTGGTCGCACGGTCGGCGCTGGCGTTGTTACCAAGATCACCAAGTAG
- the rpsJ gene encoding 30S ribosomal protein S10: MATRRPTQKIRIRLKAYDHKILDQSAGNIVETAESTGAKVAGPVPLPTRIERFTVMRSPFVDKDSQEHFEIRTHKRLIDVLEPSHATIRALMRLNLPAGVDIEIKL; this comes from the coding sequence ATGGCGACGCGACGTCCGACGCAGAAGATTCGAATCCGGCTGAAGGCCTACGATCACAAGATCCTGGATCAGTCAGCCGGCAATATCGTTGAGACGGCCGAGAGCACCGGCGCGAAGGTCGCCGGACCGGTTCCGCTTCCGACGCGGATCGAGCGGTTCACCGTTATGCGCTCGCCCTTCGTCGATAAGGACTCGCAGGAGCATTTCGAGATCCGGACGCACAAGCGTCTGATCGACGTGCTTGAGCCGAGCCATGCGACGATCCGCGCCCTGATGCGGCTGAACCTGCCGGCAGGCGTGGACATCGAGATCAAGCTGTAG
- the rplC gene encoding 50S ribosomal protein L3 codes for MHGLIGKKLGMTQIFDETGRVVPVTVLKVGPCVVTQVRTAERDGYEAVQLGFDESKRLNSPQRGHVRAAGASSRYLRELKADDTSPYSVGQVLDASAVFVAGGRVDVTGVSKGKGFQGVMKRHGFRGGPKTHGQSDRARAPGSIGSSATPGRVFKNMRMAGQMGNERKTIQNLEVVQVNSEENLVLVRGSVPGHNDGLLIVRTSVKSRQSKR; via the coding sequence ATCCATGGATTGATAGGGAAGAAGCTGGGCATGACCCAGATCTTCGATGAGACCGGAAGGGTGGTGCCGGTCACCGTCCTGAAGGTCGGGCCGTGCGTTGTCACCCAGGTCCGTACTGCCGAGCGCGATGGCTACGAGGCGGTCCAGCTCGGATTTGATGAGTCGAAGCGGCTGAACAGCCCGCAGCGTGGTCACGTGCGCGCGGCCGGAGCGAGCTCGCGCTATCTGCGCGAACTGAAGGCCGACGATACGTCGCCGTATTCAGTTGGCCAGGTGCTCGACGCCTCAGCCGTTTTTGTGGCCGGCGGTCGGGTCGACGTCACCGGCGTCTCGAAGGGCAAGGGCTTCCAGGGCGTCATGAAGCGCCACGGATTCCGCGGTGGGCCGAAGACCCACGGCCAGTCGGACCGCGCGCGCGCACCAGGTTCGATCGGTTCGAGTGCGACCCCCGGCCGCGTCTTCAAGAATATGAGGATGGCGGGCCAGATGGGCAACGAGCGCAAGACCATTCAGAACCTTGAAGTCGTCCAGGTTAACTCGGAAGAAAATCTCGTCCTCGTGCGCGGCTCGGTGCCGGGTCACAATGATGGCCTGCTGATCGTTCGCACCAGCGTCAAGTCGCGGCAGTCGAAGCGCTAG
- the rplD gene encoding 50S ribosomal protein L4 produces the protein MQVKVFDTSASEAGTIELSESVFGIEPNIPVMHQAHLRQRANGRLGTHKTLRRGEVRGGGRKPWRQKGTGRARQGSIRSPQWRGGGVVFGPQPRSYEQKMPKKMRRLAIRSVLSVKMQEEQLLVISGLAEMEPRTKEMIRLLESLPASQRSTLIVIGPGEDQKVVYRSANNIENVKVIRAGYVNVHDVLTHVRLLLTTEAVDTIHDLWSLE, from the coding sequence ATGCAGGTCAAGGTCTTCGACACATCCGCAAGCGAGGCGGGCACGATCGAGTTGAGCGAGTCCGTATTCGGCATCGAGCCGAACATCCCGGTGATGCACCAGGCGCACCTGCGCCAGCGCGCCAACGGCCGACTTGGCACCCACAAGACACTGCGTCGCGGTGAGGTGCGAGGTGGTGGCCGGAAGCCCTGGCGACAGAAGGGCACTGGACGCGCGCGACAGGGATCAATCCGCTCTCCGCAGTGGCGTGGTGGCGGCGTGGTGTTCGGCCCGCAGCCGCGGTCGTACGAGCAGAAGATGCCGAAGAAGATGCGGCGTCTGGCCATCCGGTCGGTGCTGTCGGTGAAGATGCAGGAAGAACAGCTTCTGGTCATCTCCGGGCTCGCCGAAATGGAGCCACGGACGAAGGAAATGATCCGGTTGCTGGAGTCGCTGCCGGCGTCCCAGCGTTCGACGCTCATCGTGATCGGACCCGGCGAGGACCAGAAGGTGGTCTATCGCTCGGCCAACAACATCGAGAACGTCAAGGTTATTCGGGCGGGCTACGTCAACGTGCACGATGTCCTAACGCACGTACGCCTCCTGCTTACGACCGAGGCGGTGGACACGATCCACGACCTCTGGTCGCTGGAATAG
- the rplW gene encoding 50S ribosomal protein L23 — protein MTLHQSDVLVRPMITEKNTLISERGQYTFEVAREANKIQIKHAVEAIFNVKVKAVNIIVMKPKKRKVMKKPNQKVFGFEAGFKKAIVSLEPGYSIDIFGDI, from the coding sequence ATGACGTTGCATCAGTCGGACGTGCTCGTCCGCCCCATGATCACCGAAAAGAACACGCTGATCAGCGAGCGGGGCCAGTACACCTTCGAGGTCGCTCGTGAGGCGAACAAGATCCAGATCAAGCACGCAGTTGAGGCGATCTTCAACGTGAAGGTCAAGGCAGTCAACATCATCGTGATGAAGCCGAAGAAGCGCAAGGTGATGAAGAAGCCGAACCAGAAAGTGTTTGGCTTCGAGGCCGGGTTCAAGAAGGCGATCGTCTCGCTCGAGCCCGGATATTCGATCGACATCTTCGGCGATATCTAG
- the rplB gene encoding 50S ribosomal protein L2, protein MAIRRYKPTSPGRRGMSASDKSDITSWKPEKSLIEILPKHSGRNNQGRITTRHQGGRNKRFYRKIDFKRNKHGIPAKVATIEFDPNRSARIALLKYVDGEKRYILAPLGLKVGDTVLSGEGSPIRVGNALRLRDIPLGTQIHNIELHIGKGGQLVRSAGTSAQLMAKVENNAHVRMPSGEVRMIHLDCMATLGQVGNVDHENIDIGKAGRNRYLGKRPTVRGSAMNPNDHPHGGGEGKAPIGGQPKTPWGKPAQGYRTRSNKRTDKMIVRRRNVGR, encoded by the coding sequence ATGGCGATTCGCCGCTATAAGCCAACATCGCCCGGTCGCCGCGGGATGTCCGCCTCGGATAAGTCGGACATTACCTCGTGGAAACCGGAAAAAAGCCTGATCGAGATCCTGCCCAAGCATTCGGGCCGGAACAACCAGGGCCGAATTACGACACGCCACCAGGGGGGCCGGAACAAGCGGTTCTACCGGAAGATCGATTTCAAGCGCAACAAGCACGGCATCCCTGCCAAGGTTGCGACGATCGAGTTCGACCCGAATCGCTCGGCACGCATCGCGCTACTGAAATACGTAGATGGCGAGAAGCGCTACATCCTCGCGCCGCTTGGCCTGAAGGTCGGGGACACCGTTCTATCCGGTGAGGGGTCGCCGATTCGCGTCGGAAACGCGCTGCGGCTACGCGACATCCCTCTCGGCACGCAGATCCACAACATCGAGCTGCACATTGGCAAGGGCGGACAACTGGTTCGCTCCGCTGGCACGTCAGCGCAGTTGATGGCCAAGGTCGAGAACAACGCCCACGTGCGCATGCCGTCGGGTGAAGTGCGAATGATCCACCTCGACTGCATGGCAACGCTCGGCCAGGTCGGCAATGTCGACCACGAGAATATCGATATCGGCAAGGCCGGCCGTAACCGCTACCTCGGCAAGCGCCCGACGGTCCGCGGATCGGCGATGAACCCGAACGATCACCCACATGGTGGTGGTGAGGGGAAAGCCCCCATCGGCGGACAACCGAAGACGCCGTGGGGCAAGCCTGCGCAGGGGTACCGTACGCGGTCCAATAAGCGCACCGACAAGATGATCGTTCGTCGTCGCAATGTGGGCCGCTAA
- the rpsS gene encoding 30S ribosomal protein S19 has translation MGRSSKKGPYIDPKLIEKVDRLNSTSERRVIRTWSRDSTVFPQMVGHTIAVHDGRRHVPVFVSENMVGHKLGEFAPTRTFRGHGRDADKSSRRR, from the coding sequence GTGGGACGTTCGTCGAAGAAGGGGCCGTACATCGACCCCAAGCTGATCGAAAAAGTTGACAGACTCAACTCCACCAGCGAACGGCGGGTTATCCGCACGTGGTCGCGCGATTCGACCGTCTTCCCGCAGATGGTTGGGCACACGATTGCCGTCCACGATGGCCGACGCCATGTGCCGGTATTTGTGAGCGAGAACATGGTGGGGCACAAGCTCGGCGAGTTCGCGCCGACCCGCACGTTTCGCGGGCACGGCAGGGATGCGGATAAGTCTTCGCGCCGTCGTTAG
- the rplV gene encoding 50S ribosomal protein L22 encodes MVEVSAQAKRIRVSPRKARLVVDMVRGRDVTEALGLLQFTPNKAAADVSKVIKSARASAENNHDIDPEDLYVKVIFADGGPSYKRFKPRARGRVNEILKRTCHLTVILAEKEKGGSRGA; translated from the coding sequence ATGGTGGAAGTTTCCGCTCAGGCCAAGCGCATCCGCGTCTCGCCGCGTAAAGCGCGTTTGGTTGTTGATATGGTTCGTGGTCGCGATGTTACGGAGGCGCTCGGCCTGCTGCAATTCACGCCGAACAAGGCTGCAGCCGATGTCTCCAAAGTCATCAAGTCGGCGCGAGCTTCGGCCGAGAATAATCACGACATCGATCCGGAGGATCTGTACGTCAAGGTGATCTTCGCGGACGGCGGGCCGAGCTACAAGAGATTCAAGCCGCGTGCGCGAGGCCGGGTCAACGAGATCCTCAAGCGCACGTGTCATCTGACAGTGATTCTTGCTGAAAAGGAGAAGGGAGGCTCCCGTGGGGCGTAA
- the rpsC gene encoding 30S ribosomal protein S3 — MGRKVNPIGFRLGGVHDWESKWYAERNYTEQLHEDLFIRRLINEQLTRAGISRVEIERAANRIEVSVHTSKPGIVIGKQGANVEKLRQLLEQQVGKKIHLKIEEIKVPELDARLVAESIAEQLARRVAYRRAMKHAVGQAMRRGAKGIKIRLGGRLGGAEMSRTVTEMDGRVPLHTLRAKIDYGVVHAPTTYGQIGVKVWIYTGDVLPERRPKVDADAAAVAD, encoded by the coding sequence GTGGGGCGTAAAGTCAATCCGATCGGGTTCAGGCTCGGCGGTGTTCACGATTGGGAGTCCAAGTGGTATGCCGAGCGGAATTACACCGAACAGCTTCACGAGGACCTCTTTATCCGACGGCTGATCAATGAGCAGCTGACGCGCGCTGGCATCTCGAGAGTCGAGATCGAGCGAGCAGCGAATCGGATCGAAGTGTCGGTTCACACCTCGAAGCCGGGTATCGTCATCGGCAAGCAAGGCGCGAACGTCGAAAAGCTGCGACAGCTCCTGGAACAACAGGTGGGCAAAAAGATCCATCTGAAGATCGAGGAGATCAAGGTTCCGGAGCTCGATGCGCGACTCGTCGCAGAGTCGATTGCGGAGCAGCTCGCTCGGCGCGTCGCCTATCGACGAGCGATGAAGCACGCTGTCGGTCAGGCAATGCGACGCGGCGCAAAGGGCATCAAGATCCGGCTGGGCGGCCGGCTCGGCGGCGCGGAGATGTCCCGTACCGTCACCGAGATGGACGGGCGAGTGCCGCTGCACACACTGCGGGCCAAGATCGACTACGGAGTCGTTCACGCGCCGACTACCTACGGACAGATTGGCGTGAAGGTCTGGATCTACACCGGCGATGTCCTTCCGGAGCGACGGCCAAAGGTCGACGCTGATGCCGCGGCAGTCGCCGACTAG
- the rplP gene encoding 50S ribosomal protein L16: protein MLMPRRTKHRKVFRGRRQGTAQRGNYVAFGDYGLQSLDAAWIDSRQIEAARRAITNYVRRGGKVWIRIFPDKPVTQKPAETRMGSGKGNPEYWVAVVRPGRIMFEISGVREEDATEALRRAAHKLPVQCRIVKRDQVGIAAAEEAHAEAES from the coding sequence ATGCTGATGCCAAGACGGACCAAGCACCGCAAGGTGTTCCGTGGTCGCCGGCAAGGAACAGCCCAGCGCGGCAACTACGTCGCGTTCGGTGACTATGGGCTGCAATCACTTGACGCGGCCTGGATCGACAGTCGGCAGATCGAGGCGGCCCGCCGCGCGATCACAAACTACGTCCGCCGTGGTGGGAAGGTCTGGATCCGGATCTTCCCGGACAAGCCCGTAACCCAGAAGCCCGCCGAGACACGCATGGGCTCTGGTAAGGGCAACCCGGAGTACTGGGTCGCTGTCGTGCGCCCCGGTCGGATCATGTTCGAGATATCGGGTGTCCGCGAAGAGGACGCAACTGAAGCGCTGCGCCGCGCGGCACATAAGCTGCCGGTTCAGTGCCGAATTGTGAAGCGCGATCAAGTTGGTATCGCTGCGGCCGAAGAAGCCCACGCGGAAGCGGAGTCGTAG
- the rpmC gene encoding 50S ribosomal protein L29 has product MKAAEIRSMTDQQIVGMIDDLKEEWRVLRFDDAVGRLTNTARIRKIKRDIARLKTIQTERRMAEDIAAAMEAGQVAHL; this is encoded by the coding sequence ATGAAGGCTGCAGAGATCCGGTCCATGACCGACCAGCAGATCGTCGGGATGATCGATGATCTGAAGGAAGAGTGGCGCGTGCTGCGTTTTGACGATGCGGTCGGCAGACTGACGAATACTGCCCGGATTCGCAAGATCAAACGCGACATCGCCAGACTCAAGACGATTCAGACCGAGCGCCGGATGGCGGAGGATATCGCCGCCGCCATGGAGGCCGGGCAGGTGGCACACCTCTAA
- the rpsQ gene encoding 30S ribosomal protein S17, with amino-acid sequence MAEISGSAPGASPATPAAVKKQRLQKVGRVVSDKMDKTVVVAVDYARRHPLYGKRMKRTHKFKAHDEDNECRIGDTVRIEESRPISKDKRWVVREIVERAGTNGR; translated from the coding sequence ATGGCAGAGATTTCAGGCTCCGCGCCCGGCGCCAGCCCGGCCACACCAGCAGCTGTGAAGAAGCAGCGGCTACAGAAGGTCGGCCGCGTCGTCAGCGACAAGATGGACAAGACCGTCGTTGTCGCCGTCGACTATGCCCGGCGGCATCCGCTTTACGGTAAGCGGATGAAGCGCACACACAAGTTCAAGGCCCACGATGAGGACAACGAATGCCGCATCGGGGACACAGTCCGAATTGAGGAGTCCCGGCCGATTTCGAAAGATAAGCGCTGGGTCGTACGAGAGATCGTCGAGCGAGCCGGCACAAACGGCCGTTAG
- the rplN gene encoding 50S ribosomal protein L14, whose amino-acid sequence MIQAQSRLKVADNSGAREIMCIRVLGGSRKRYASVGDIIIGSVKSAQPGAAVKKGDVIRAVVVRTKQEYGRPDGSHIRFDDNAAVLINPQGNPRGTRIFGPVARELREKQFMRIVSLAPETL is encoded by the coding sequence ATGATTCAGGCACAGTCCCGCCTGAAGGTGGCGGACAATTCCGGCGCGCGGGAGATCATGTGCATCCGGGTCCTCGGCGGTTCGCGCAAGCGTTATGCATCGGTTGGCGACATCATTATCGGATCGGTGAAGTCGGCCCAGCCAGGCGCGGCGGTCAAGAAGGGCGACGTTATCCGAGCGGTCGTTGTCCGAACCAAGCAGGAGTATGGCCGGCCGGATGGGTCACATATTCGGTTCGACGATAATGCCGCAGTGTTGATCAACCCACAGGGGAACCCTCGTGGCACGCGAATCTTCGGCCCCGTTGCGCGTGAGCTCCGCGAAAAGCAGTTCATGCGCATCGTCTCGCTGGCGCCGGAAACACTGTAG
- the rplX gene encoding 50S ribosomal protein L24 yields the protein MAEKIVTGDEIVVISGKNKGERARVRQNMPREDKVVIEGVNIVRKHIAQGRARQAGIVEVEAPLRVSKVMLVCPSCGEPTRVGFRMDDSGNKVRYCKKCDAVVPKPTSR from the coding sequence ATGGCAGAGAAGATCGTGACCGGCGATGAGATCGTCGTAATCAGTGGGAAGAATAAGGGCGAGCGCGCCCGCGTTCGGCAGAACATGCCGCGCGAGGATAAGGTCGTCATCGAAGGCGTCAATATCGTTCGCAAACATATCGCGCAGGGCCGCGCTCGACAGGCTGGAATCGTCGAGGTCGAGGCTCCACTTCGGGTGTCCAAGGTCATGCTCGTGTGCCCGAGTTGCGGCGAGCCGACCCGGGTTGGATTCCGGATGGATGACAGCGGCAACAAGGTTCGCTACTGCAAGAAGTGCGACGCGGTTGTCCCGAAGCCGACCAGCCGGTAG